In Pseudofrankia saprophytica, one genomic interval encodes:
- a CDS encoding CATRA conflict system CASPASE/TPR repeat-associated protein has protein sequence MSQELTAAELDALMAVFPDVKDARRLLRVAGFPNALVPADSGTVGAFWFSVFEALRSGAVVDGRIRLLTAARDLHPANPAFAASRTRVTDRARDTDQDDAPPDLRDAELVVHLFAPADGPRAEAAYAHLLSVWERCRDHLGMRHPAPGLRLATRPPAALGRATGDLAAVDGGGEGVYQALLRRDHDLVRLSAVLAPAAGAGAFDWTPLDALWSRAVGPLSTDLVGAVRIYQGHVRRRADDGQVTVSEALARGCRHALPPSEGGRPGWEERGVTTGSGFGVWELGEGDDLRIERQIVVLAAAERDHALSAYTWTRTDQSLPYLVGYLANAAKVRYQYRVWSDAPSVAALRERAATDVTELRRRLMSPRADVASGADPAEAVLTDRLLVHLDLLVAARADRDDMRESVEIAVSNIREMLREDRSPEDGPGLFAEDLRLATYLTEQLGRDRFFLTTAVDRVKSTLRTARRLGGTTDA, from the coding sequence GTGAGTCAGGAGCTGACAGCCGCCGAGCTGGACGCACTGATGGCCGTGTTCCCGGATGTGAAGGATGCCCGGCGCCTGCTGCGGGTGGCCGGTTTCCCGAACGCGCTGGTTCCAGCCGACTCGGGGACCGTGGGGGCCTTCTGGTTCTCAGTTTTCGAGGCGCTGCGCAGCGGCGCCGTCGTCGACGGCCGGATCCGGCTACTGACGGCCGCGCGTGACCTCCATCCGGCGAACCCGGCCTTCGCTGCCAGCCGCACCCGGGTGACGGACCGTGCCCGGGACACGGACCAGGACGACGCTCCGCCTGACCTGCGGGACGCGGAACTCGTCGTGCACCTCTTCGCTCCGGCGGACGGCCCGCGCGCCGAGGCCGCATACGCGCATCTGCTGTCCGTCTGGGAACGCTGCCGCGACCATCTGGGCATGCGTCATCCCGCACCGGGCCTGCGGCTTGCGACCCGACCGCCGGCGGCGCTTGGCCGAGCGACGGGCGATCTCGCCGCCGTCGACGGCGGGGGCGAGGGCGTATACCAGGCCTTGCTGCGGCGCGACCACGATCTTGTCCGGCTGTCCGCGGTACTCGCGCCCGCGGCCGGCGCCGGCGCATTCGACTGGACCCCTCTGGACGCCCTGTGGTCCCGGGCGGTCGGCCCGTTGTCGACGGACCTGGTCGGAGCGGTGCGGATCTACCAGGGTCACGTCCGACGCCGCGCCGACGACGGCCAGGTGACGGTCAGCGAAGCCCTGGCGCGCGGCTGCAGGCACGCTCTTCCTCCGAGCGAAGGCGGCCGGCCCGGATGGGAGGAACGCGGCGTGACGACCGGCTCCGGCTTCGGCGTATGGGAGCTGGGTGAGGGCGACGACCTCCGGATCGAACGCCAGATCGTCGTGCTGGCGGCCGCTGAGCGCGACCACGCGCTCAGCGCCTACACGTGGACGCGCACGGATCAGTCCCTGCCGTACCTGGTCGGCTATCTCGCCAACGCGGCGAAGGTCAGATACCAGTACCGCGTGTGGTCTGACGCGCCGTCGGTGGCGGCGCTGCGCGAGCGCGCCGCCACCGACGTGACCGAGCTGAGGCGGCGACTGATGTCGCCGCGGGCCGACGTCGCGTCCGGCGCGGACCCTGCGGAGGCTGTGCTCACGGACCGGCTTCTCGTACATCTCGATCTCCTCGTGGCGGCGCGCGCGGACCGTGACGACATGCGAGAGAGCGTGGAAATCGCGGTGAGCAACATTCGGGAAATGCTGCGGGAGGACCGGTCTCCCGAAGACGGGCCCGGTCTGTTCGCCGAGGACCTGCGGCTGGCCACGTACCTGACGGAGCAGCTTGGCCGGGACCGGTTCTTTCTCACCACGGCCGTCGATCGGGTGAAGAGCACGCTGAGGACGGCGCGCCGACTGGGCGGGACGACTGACGCCTGA
- a CDS encoding VOC family protein — protein MTIHRMDHAGVVVEDLAAAIAFFVELGLELEGETAVEGAWVDQLVGLDGVRADLAVMRTPDGHGRVELSTFHSPVATSTAPRAPLNTPGIPRLTFVVDAVDDVLARLRAHGAELVGGVAQYEDYCRYCYVRGPEGIIIGLVEELG, from the coding sequence ATGACGATCCACCGCATGGATCACGCCGGCGTTGTGGTCGAGGATCTCGCGGCCGCCATTGCGTTCTTCGTCGAACTGGGCCTGGAACTGGAGGGCGAGACAGCGGTCGAGGGTGCATGGGTGGATCAGCTCGTCGGGCTGGACGGCGTCCGAGCGGACCTCGCCGTCATGCGGACCCCGGACGGCCACGGCCGGGTCGAGCTGTCGACGTTCCATTCGCCGGTGGCCACCAGCACTGCGCCGAGGGCGCCGCTGAACACCCCGGGCATCCCTCGCCTGACGTTCGTCGTCGACGCCGTTGACGACGTCCTCGCCCGCCTGCGCGCCCACGGCGCCGAACTCGTGGGTGGGGTGGCGCAGTACGAGGATTACTGCCGGTACTGCTACGTCCGCGGCCCCGAGGGCATCATCATCGGGCTGGTCGAGGAGCTCGGCTGA
- a CDS encoding nuclear transport factor 2 family protein, with amino-acid sequence MSRLGAWRPDSVEARLDRMESLAEIRQLPYRYALALDSRDMDALVALFVPDVRVGRDAQGRDALKAWFSAQMSHPKTSVHFVGNHVVDFDGPEEAHGIVYCRDELEWPERGEWEIGVLQYWDSYRRVDDHWCFQRRRFHR; translated from the coding sequence ATGTCCCGGCTCGGAGCCTGGCGGCCAGACAGCGTCGAGGCCCGCCTCGACCGAATGGAGTCCCTTGCCGAAATCCGGCAACTGCCCTACCGCTACGCGCTGGCGCTGGACTCGCGGGACATGGACGCGCTCGTCGCGTTGTTCGTGCCCGACGTCCGCGTCGGTCGCGACGCCCAGGGACGCGATGCGCTCAAAGCATGGTTCAGCGCGCAGATGAGCCATCCGAAGACCAGCGTGCACTTCGTCGGCAACCATGTTGTCGACTTCGACGGGCCAGAGGAGGCGCACGGGATCGTCTACTGCCGCGACGAGCTTGAATGGCCTGAGCGCGGTGAATGGGAGATCGGCGTCCTGCAGTACTGGGACAGCTATCGGCGGGTTGATGATCATTGGTGCTTTCAGCGTCGCCGGTTCCACCGCTGA
- a CDS encoding CATRA system-associated protein — translation MGDSTGGRRRRHLDFDGRRAFNGNGRELLSRIPQWRLSAESWDAVAAALARWQAANAVGDRPAGERARRELAALGLLAVRLGEAPPPGTGPLPPPIRQRLNVLVHELGGTLEAPPPDAETTPDPAPLAFAARVTRRLAEMPVFDRAGVAFAGTDADRRASQQTAEVAGLRIVRRMADRTTVEVVVTAGRETNGNDLVALSVRAGTDPGTLFLLPLWRYSTEEPFVATARIRLRSARISMAVIPPFPARRLTGDDAAAIARSIAVTTNSGRDAWRRIAAARLPDDPVRTAVLEATRT, via the coding sequence ATGGGGGACAGCACGGGGGGCCGTCGTCGCCGTCACCTGGATTTCGACGGCCGGCGGGCATTCAACGGCAACGGACGAGAACTCCTTTCGAGGATTCCACAATGGCGGCTCTCCGCGGAGTCGTGGGACGCGGTGGCCGCCGCGTTGGCCCGTTGGCAGGCGGCGAACGCGGTGGGCGACAGACCTGCCGGCGAGCGGGCCCGTCGCGAGCTGGCCGCTCTGGGTCTGTTGGCCGTTCGGCTCGGCGAGGCGCCACCGCCCGGGACGGGGCCGCTCCCGCCGCCGATCCGCCAGCGACTCAACGTCCTCGTACACGAGCTCGGGGGAACGCTCGAGGCCCCGCCGCCCGACGCGGAGACGACGCCGGATCCGGCGCCACTCGCCTTCGCGGCCCGCGTCACGAGACGGCTCGCGGAAATGCCCGTATTCGACCGCGCGGGGGTGGCCTTTGCCGGTACCGACGCCGACCGCCGCGCGAGCCAGCAGACCGCCGAAGTGGCCGGGCTGCGGATCGTCCGGCGCATGGCCGACCGCACTACCGTCGAGGTCGTCGTCACCGCCGGGCGGGAGACAAACGGGAATGACCTGGTCGCGCTGTCGGTACGCGCCGGCACTGACCCCGGCACGCTGTTTCTCCTCCCGTTGTGGCGGTACTCCACCGAGGAACCGTTTGTCGCGACCGCGAGGATCCGCCTCCGCTCGGCCAGGATCTCCATGGCTGTCATCCCGCCGTTCCCCGCTCGTCGGCTGACCGGCGACGACGCGGCGGCGATCGCCAGATCGATCGCGGTCACCACGAACTCCGGCCGCGACGCGTGGCGCCGCATCGCCGCGGCCCGGCTGCCGGACGACCCGGTGCGGACGGCGGTCCTCGAGGCGACACGGACGTGA
- a CDS encoding RidA family protein: MSDAVTRRTISPDRMAPPAARYAHAVLVENASRWLHTSGVVPVAPDGSVPDGVSAQASQVWSNIAAILTEADMTAGDIVSVTTYLVATEVTPGLAQAMAARDEFLGGRRVASTLVTVPALAQPSWLLEIAVVAAA, encoded by the coding sequence ATGTCCGACGCCGTCACCCGCCGAACGATCAGCCCCGACCGCATGGCTCCCCCGGCGGCCCGCTATGCCCACGCGGTCCTGGTCGAGAACGCCAGCCGGTGGCTGCACACCTCCGGAGTCGTGCCGGTGGCCCCGGACGGTTCGGTACCGGACGGGGTGTCGGCCCAGGCGAGCCAGGTGTGGAGCAACATCGCCGCGATACTGACCGAGGCCGACATGACGGCCGGGGACATCGTCAGCGTCACCACCTACCTGGTCGCGACCGAGGTGACACCCGGGCTGGCGCAGGCCATGGCGGCACGCGACGAATTCCTCGGCGGCCGCCGGGTGGCCAGCACGCTGGTGACCGTCCCGGCTCTGGCCCAGCCATCCTGGCTGCTCGAGATCGCGGTCGTCGCCGCGGCGTGA
- a CDS encoding VOC family protein, with amino-acid sequence MTIGVTPHLNFRGNAREALEFYRSVFGGELVAVSYAEMGNADPATADNVVWGQVTGDNGFRIMAYDVYPHLPWDQGQDPFFVSVRGTDPTELQGYWDKLVDGASVKQPIGPSQWAPLYGQLTDRFGVTWVLDIAVKYVPA; translated from the coding sequence ATGACCATCGGCGTCACGCCCCACCTGAACTTCCGCGGCAACGCCCGCGAGGCGCTGGAGTTCTACCGGTCCGTCTTCGGAGGCGAGCTCGTCGCCGTGAGCTATGCCGAGATGGGCAACGCCGACCCCGCCACCGCCGACAACGTCGTGTGGGGCCAGGTCACAGGCGACAACGGCTTCCGCATCATGGCCTACGATGTCTACCCCCACCTTCCCTGGGACCAGGGGCAGGACCCGTTCTTCGTCTCCGTCCGCGGCACCGATCCCACCGAACTCCAGGGCTACTGGGACAAGCTCGTCGACGGCGCCAGCGTCAAGCAGCCAATCGGCCCTTCCCAGTGGGCGCCGCTCTACGGGCAGCTCACTGACCGGTTCGGCGTGACCTGGGTCCTGGACATCGCGGTCAAGTACGTCCCCGCCTGA
- a CDS encoding WYL domain-containing protein codes for MAGSPSRMLRLLSLLQTRRDWPGRVLAERLEISDRTLRRDVDHLRELGYRINAIKGPDGGYRLDAGSELPPLLFDDDQAVALAIALQVASVSGAAGGEAALRALTTVRQVMPPRLRQRIDGMTFTTLPAADTAAVAVEPEMLITVSAAVRAQEVLRFDYVSMGRAPGDSPSRRRTEPRHIVFGGGRWYLVAWDLDASDWRVFRLDRVTPCVPTGPRFTPRTVPGGDVHDFLAGRLKGSDRGNTWPCTGEAVLELPLRDVAPFVHDGIVEELAPNRCRLVVGSWSWVALAASLGRFDAAIIQVAPRELGDAFGVLSQRFAEAAAHTAG; via the coding sequence ATGGCCGGATCACCGTCACGGATGCTGAGACTGCTGTCGCTGTTGCAGACACGGCGCGACTGGCCAGGCCGTGTGCTCGCGGAGCGCCTGGAGATCAGCGACCGCACGCTGCGCCGCGATGTGGACCACCTGCGAGAACTGGGCTACCGGATCAATGCGATCAAGGGCCCGGACGGCGGGTATCGACTCGACGCGGGTTCCGAGCTGCCTCCGCTGCTGTTCGATGACGACCAGGCCGTCGCGCTCGCCATCGCCCTGCAAGTCGCGTCGGTCTCGGGCGCGGCAGGTGGCGAGGCAGCCCTGCGAGCGCTGACGACCGTGCGGCAGGTGATGCCCCCACGGCTACGTCAGCGGATCGACGGCATGACGTTCACGACGCTCCCTGCCGCTGACACGGCCGCGGTCGCGGTGGAGCCAGAAATGCTCATCACGGTGAGCGCGGCTGTCAGGGCACAGGAGGTCCTGCGATTCGACTACGTCTCCATGGGTCGAGCCCCGGGTGACAGCCCTTCCAGGCGGCGCACGGAACCCCGTCACATCGTCTTCGGCGGCGGGCGCTGGTACCTCGTCGCCTGGGATCTTGACGCGAGCGACTGGCGAGTGTTCCGTCTCGACAGGGTGACCCCATGTGTCCCGACCGGCCCCCGGTTCACGCCTCGCACCGTGCCCGGAGGAGACGTCCATGACTTCCTCGCCGGGCGCCTCAAGGGCTCGGATCGTGGGAACACCTGGCCGTGCACGGGAGAGGCCGTCCTGGAGCTTCCCCTGCGCGACGTGGCCCCCTTCGTCCACGACGGCATCGTGGAAGAGCTCGCGCCCAACCGGTGCCGGCTGGTCGTCGGCTCCTGGTCGTGGGTGGCGCTGGCCGCCTCGCTCGGCCGCTTCGACGCGGCCATCATCCAGGTGGCACCCCGTGAGCTCGGGGATGCCTTCGGGGTGCTTTCTCAACGTTTCGCCGAAGCCGCTGCCCACACCGCCGGCTGA
- a CDS encoding nitroreductase family deazaflavin-dependent oxidoreductase: MAVAEDLDRATDSAWDWVAEQTRTYLASGGTVGHESNGVYTLVLATTGRRTGEPRRTCLIYGTSGDDFVVVASKGGADEDPAWFKNLQADPSVGVQVGTRRFTARARVASSAERKPLWAQMARIFPLYDEYAQKTDRVIPLVLLTPLD, translated from the coding sequence ATGGCCGTCGCCGAGGACCTCGACCGCGCCACCGACTCGGCGTGGGACTGGGTCGCTGAGCAGACCCGTACGTATCTGGCCTCGGGCGGAACCGTGGGACACGAGTCGAACGGCGTGTACACACTCGTGCTCGCCACGACCGGACGCAGGACCGGCGAGCCACGTCGTACCTGCCTGATCTACGGCACCTCGGGGGACGACTTCGTCGTCGTCGCGTCCAAGGGCGGCGCCGACGAGGATCCGGCGTGGTTCAAGAACCTCCAGGCGGACCCGAGCGTCGGGGTACAGGTCGGCACCCGCCGGTTCACCGCGCGCGCCCGTGTCGCCTCCTCGGCAGAGCGCAAACCCCTCTGGGCCCAGATGGCGCGCATCTTCCCGCTATACGACGAGTACGCACAGAAGACCGACCGCGTAATCCCGCTCGTCCTGCTCACCCCGCTGGACTGA
- a CDS encoding class I adenylate-forming enzyme family protein yields MSSVDRHGGRPETRVDVRAGTWSALVAEARPRTQEAVVGTADRWSRADLADRVNGVGAWLTGLALPSGRPVPALVADTGPALALVIAGAATGRPIAPLGARLTVTELAEIARGLASGVLLAEAGLVPLAAEVAWAAGSQLVVLPDPLPPGGPRLPAPEADDVAMVLHTSGTTGAPKAIALRQRALAARVRAYRSVVPLGPGDRFVTAAGFHHIAGLGNLAVAVAAGATVVSFPAFSVDAWRALAPLGVTHALLVPTMIEMLLAADALALPALRWMQYGAAPIHPDTLRAALAALPGVRLANLFGQTEGSPLCVLTGEDHHAAVAGQPELLSSVGRAAPGVALRIESADTDGVGELCACGDHVFAADADGWLRTGDLARIDADGYVHLAGRTGDTINRGGENVRPVEVETLLRSHPAVSDAAVAGVPDRRLGEEVAAWVVPVDTNSPPSEEELTGYLRARLAGFKVPRRWAFVESLPRGAAGKLLRRALADMAAPTSQG; encoded by the coding sequence GTGTCGAGTGTAGATCGTCACGGTGGCCGGCCGGAGACCCGGGTGGACGTGCGCGCCGGAACCTGGTCGGCGCTGGTTGCCGAAGCCAGGCCGCGGACGCAGGAAGCGGTCGTCGGTACCGCCGACCGGTGGAGCCGCGCAGACCTCGCGGACCGGGTGAACGGCGTCGGCGCCTGGCTGACCGGCCTGGCGCTTCCGAGCGGCCGGCCGGTTCCCGCCCTGGTCGCGGACACCGGTCCCGCGCTGGCGCTCGTCATCGCCGGCGCGGCGACTGGCCGGCCGATCGCGCCGCTCGGCGCCCGGCTCACCGTGACGGAGCTCGCCGAGATCGCGCGCGGCCTGGCCAGCGGCGTCCTGCTCGCCGAGGCCGGCCTCGTGCCGCTGGCCGCCGAGGTCGCGTGGGCCGCCGGCAGCCAGCTCGTGGTGCTGCCAGACCCGTTGCCGCCCGGCGGCCCGCGACTGCCCGCCCCGGAGGCCGACGACGTGGCCATGGTGCTGCACACCTCCGGCACGACCGGGGCGCCCAAGGCCATCGCCCTGCGGCAGCGGGCACTCGCCGCCCGCGTCCGGGCCTACCGGTCCGTCGTACCGCTCGGGCCCGGGGACAGGTTCGTGACGGCGGCCGGGTTCCACCACATCGCCGGGCTGGGCAATCTGGCGGTGGCGGTGGCGGCGGGTGCGACCGTGGTCTCGTTCCCGGCCTTCTCCGTCGACGCCTGGCGGGCGCTCGCGCCCTTGGGTGTGACCCACGCCCTGCTCGTCCCCACGATGATCGAGATGCTCCTCGCCGCCGATGCGCTGGCGCTGCCCGCGCTGCGATGGATGCAGTACGGAGCGGCACCCATCCATCCCGACACGCTGCGCGCGGCGCTGGCCGCCCTGCCAGGCGTCCGGCTGGCCAACCTGTTCGGCCAGACCGAAGGATCGCCCCTGTGTGTGCTGACGGGCGAGGACCACCACGCCGCTGTCGCCGGTCAGCCGGAGCTGCTCTCGTCCGTGGGCCGGGCCGCTCCGGGCGTCGCGCTGCGCATCGAGAGCGCCGACACGGACGGCGTCGGTGAGCTGTGTGCATGTGGCGACCACGTGTTCGCCGCTGACGCGGACGGTTGGCTACGCACCGGCGACCTCGCGCGTATCGACGCGGATGGCTACGTCCACCTCGCCGGCCGGACCGGGGACACGATCAACCGAGGCGGCGAGAACGTCCGCCCGGTGGAGGTCGAGACGCTGCTGCGCAGCCATCCCGCGGTCTCGGACGCGGCCGTCGCGGGCGTACCCGACCGGCGCCTCGGGGAGGAGGTCGCAGCCTGGGTCGTGCCCGTCGACACGAACAGTCCGCCGAGCGAGGAAGAGCTGACCGGCTACCTGCGGGCCCGGCTCGCCGGGTTCAAGGTTCCTCGACGTTGGGCTTTCGTCGAGTCCCTGCCCCGCGGCGCCGCGGGCAAGTTGTTGCGTCGAGCCCTGGCTGACATGGCTGCGCCCACTTCGCAGGGCTGA
- a CDS encoding WD40 repeat domain-containing protein — translation MAAARAVAAVAEGLTGKPSQRRLIQAAAAHWERACLPAFDEGKPFPMAMFDQVSETGRSLLTKIQTDTDSPLRGFLALLALRLAGRLPTVRRRVTLPVLFELEGDTGAVGVLRLEELADGPPGLHPDPGTMTFFVGDAAFHESARRAWRASAPRRAGRCVVWSVLDGDTPRDQVLEGSLGAAFAVGLRELHRLRRARGRLSPRRLDPRCAVTAAVDEPATRLQAVDGYRPKLEAAHEARLRSVVVAAGARRSPEFPDPPADLKVRGATTVDQAFRQSRRRLNPLFVVTSIVVVTLLLAVTLALSAVWRQREATRSEQQAAAAHTLVSTADTARTATPPDTGTALRLSAAAFANFPGPPETRSSLVSALTASRHISSTRAGSAVHAVASSADGRTVAVATEANTISLWDVTDRAHPRRTGTPLAGHTDSVLALAFTADGRMLASGGDDDTVILWDLSDRDRPRRIGIPLTPDVGEIEQLSLSRDGHKLAALAYQSAAPVLWDLRDRSRPRRIAAPPADEDVPVTSVAFSPDGGVLATGDEDGTVTMWEISPGSRPRSTGVPFDLETTDLGTSSPLSMAFSPDGKIIATGDDDGTIRFWDISDPDSPDRVGLRFADHKDDVAAVAFSPDGRLLAAASLDATVTLYDVHDPTEPRRYGEPLTGHSDAVYGLAFSPDRRTLVTGSGDGTLALWDLAGPVPLPPDGAPLSGRSSANADRISALASSADGRLLVAAGLFYIRVFDRSDHGRLLSRFHAGKKGIDAIALTRDGRTLAIAGPDDELTLWDLTKPGEPRVADVVEVYSSDESKPRALAFSPDGRLLAAAGGDVSLWDVHDPDDTEQLGAPLTERSARSVAFSPDGRILAAGLIDHTALLWDLAQPPRPRQVGALTGHTDSIYAITFSPVGHLVALGSQDRTVTVWDLTDVIRPRRLGPPLAVGGADDGESTVRTLAFSPDGRTLAGGRDVSVTMWDLTDPARVRPLGQTAITLGRTVATVLFSPDGASLLTGDENRDITEWDLAPLERLRHDPLAAACARDVGDVSPADWARYAPGVRYRGPCRKP, via the coding sequence GTGGCAGCCGCGCGCGCCGTGGCGGCCGTCGCGGAGGGGCTCACCGGGAAGCCCAGCCAGCGCAGGCTTATACAGGCGGCGGCGGCCCATTGGGAGCGAGCCTGTCTTCCCGCGTTCGATGAAGGCAAGCCGTTCCCCATGGCGATGTTCGACCAGGTGTCCGAAACCGGCAGGAGCCTGCTGACCAAGATTCAGACCGATACGGACAGCCCGCTCCGCGGCTTCCTGGCGCTCCTCGCGTTGCGCCTGGCGGGTCGGCTGCCCACGGTCCGGCGGCGCGTCACCCTGCCGGTGCTCTTCGAGCTGGAAGGCGACACCGGAGCGGTCGGCGTGCTGCGGCTGGAGGAGCTGGCCGACGGCCCGCCAGGACTGCACCCGGACCCGGGCACGATGACGTTCTTCGTCGGTGACGCCGCCTTCCATGAGTCGGCGCGCCGCGCCTGGCGTGCCAGCGCTCCCCGCCGCGCCGGACGGTGCGTCGTCTGGTCCGTGCTCGACGGTGACACGCCCCGTGACCAGGTCCTGGAAGGCTCGCTCGGCGCGGCGTTCGCGGTCGGCCTGCGGGAGCTGCACCGCCTGCGCCGGGCCCGCGGCCGACTAAGCCCGCGGCGGCTGGACCCTCGCTGCGCGGTCACGGCGGCCGTCGACGAACCAGCCACCCGGCTCCAGGCTGTCGACGGGTACCGCCCCAAGCTTGAGGCCGCCCACGAGGCGCGGCTGCGATCGGTCGTCGTAGCAGCGGGCGCGCGCCGTTCCCCGGAGTTTCCCGACCCGCCCGCCGATCTGAAGGTGCGCGGCGCGACCACCGTCGACCAGGCGTTCCGGCAGTCCCGACGACGGCTCAACCCGCTGTTCGTCGTCACCTCGATCGTCGTCGTGACGCTGCTGCTCGCAGTGACACTCGCCTTGTCGGCCGTCTGGCGGCAGCGGGAAGCGACCCGAAGCGAGCAGCAGGCTGCCGCCGCGCACACACTGGTCAGCACAGCGGACACGGCGCGCACGGCCACACCCCCGGACACTGGGACCGCGCTTCGGCTAAGCGCCGCCGCATTCGCGAACTTCCCCGGGCCGCCCGAGACCCGGTCCAGCCTGGTCAGCGCGCTCACCGCCAGCAGGCACATCTCCTCGACGCGCGCCGGCAGCGCCGTCCACGCGGTGGCGTCCTCCGCCGATGGCCGCACCGTGGCCGTCGCGACCGAGGCGAACACCATCTCGCTGTGGGACGTGACCGACCGCGCCCATCCCAGGCGGACCGGCACGCCCCTCGCGGGACACACCGACAGCGTGCTTGCGCTCGCGTTCACCGCGGACGGCCGCATGCTGGCCAGCGGCGGCGATGACGACACCGTCATCCTCTGGGATCTGTCTGACCGGGACCGTCCGCGCCGCATCGGCATACCGCTGACACCGGACGTCGGCGAGATCGAGCAACTATCCCTGTCACGTGACGGCCACAAGCTGGCGGCCCTCGCCTACCAGTCCGCCGCCCCCGTTCTGTGGGACCTGCGCGACCGGAGCAGGCCGCGTCGGATCGCCGCGCCGCCGGCCGACGAGGACGTCCCGGTGACCTCGGTGGCCTTCTCCCCCGACGGGGGTGTCCTCGCGACCGGCGACGAGGACGGCACCGTGACGATGTGGGAGATCAGCCCTGGGTCCCGGCCACGCAGCACCGGCGTGCCCTTCGACCTGGAGACGACCGACCTGGGCACGTCATCCCCGCTGTCCATGGCCTTCTCCCCAGACGGAAAGATCATCGCGACGGGCGACGACGACGGCACGATCCGCTTCTGGGACATCAGCGACCCCGACAGTCCGGATCGAGTCGGCCTCAGGTTCGCCGACCACAAGGACGACGTGGCCGCGGTTGCCTTCTCGCCCGACGGGCGCCTGCTCGCCGCGGCCTCGCTGGACGCCACGGTGACTCTCTACGACGTGCACGACCCTACCGAGCCGCGACGCTACGGCGAACCGCTGACGGGCCACAGCGATGCCGTGTACGGGCTGGCGTTCTCGCCGGACCGCCGGACCCTCGTGACGGGCAGCGGGGACGGCACGCTCGCGCTGTGGGACCTGGCCGGCCCGGTCCCGCTCCCGCCGGACGGCGCCCCGCTGAGCGGGAGGTCGTCGGCCAACGCTGACAGGATCTCCGCCCTGGCGTCCTCCGCCGACGGACGCCTACTCGTCGCCGCCGGCCTGTTCTACATCCGCGTCTTCGACCGGAGCGACCACGGCCGTCTGCTGAGCCGGTTCCACGCCGGCAAGAAGGGCATCGACGCCATCGCGCTCACCCGCGACGGGCGCACTCTGGCCATCGCCGGACCGGACGACGAACTGACCCTGTGGGACCTCACGAAACCCGGGGAACCGCGGGTCGCCGACGTGGTGGAGGTCTACTCGAGCGACGAGAGCAAGCCGAGGGCGCTCGCCTTCTCGCCCGACGGCCGGCTGCTCGCGGCCGCGGGAGGCGACGTGTCCCTGTGGGACGTCCACGATCCTGACGACACGGAACAGCTGGGCGCTCCGCTCACCGAGAGGTCCGCCCGCTCCGTGGCCTTCTCCCCGGACGGGCGGATCCTGGCCGCCGGGCTCATTGATCACACCGCGTTGCTCTGGGATCTGGCGCAGCCGCCCCGGCCCCGGCAGGTCGGTGCGCTCACGGGTCACACCGATTCGATCTATGCGATCACTTTCTCTCCGGTCGGGCATCTGGTGGCACTCGGGAGTCAGGACCGAACCGTCACGGTGTGGGATCTCACCGACGTCATTCGTCCCCGGCGGCTCGGGCCCCCGCTGGCCGTCGGCGGCGCCGACGACGGCGAGAGCACCGTCAGGACCCTCGCGTTCTCGCCGGACGGGCGCACGCTCGCGGGCGGCCGAGACGTCTCCGTGACGATGTGGGACCTGACAGACCCGGCCCGCGTCCGCCCGCTCGGTCAAACAGCCATCACTCTTGGTCGCACGGTCGCTACGGTCCTCTTCTCACCCGACGGTGCGTCACTGCTGACCGGCGACGAGAACCGCGACATCACCGAGTGGGACCTGGCACCGCTCGAGCGGCTCCGGCACGACCCGCTGGCCGCGGCCTGCGCCCGGGACGTCGGCGACGTGAGCCCGGCCGACTGGGCACGGTATGCACCCGGGGTGCGCTACCGCGGGCCCTGCCGCAAGCCCTAG
- a CDS encoding nuclear transport factor 2 family protein yields MAELEVADEFAIRTVLARYCHRCDDGDVSGLLELFTADAVYTYGQAVAKGAAGLTEFFAPLRDAPQRRGKHLTVNVVAEPAGPDTATALSDFVVLQVVDGRPTPIMAGRYADTLVRSGGTWRISRRDTVLMRAPA; encoded by the coding sequence GTGGCCGAGCTCGAGGTCGCCGACGAGTTCGCGATCCGGACCGTGCTCGCGCGGTACTGCCATCGCTGCGACGACGGTGACGTCTCCGGGCTGTTGGAGCTGTTCACCGCGGACGCGGTCTACACGTACGGCCAGGCGGTGGCCAAGGGGGCGGCGGGGCTCACCGAGTTCTTCGCGCCGCTGCGGGACGCGCCGCAACGGCGGGGCAAGCACCTCACCGTCAACGTCGTCGCCGAACCGGCCGGGCCCGACACCGCCACCGCGCTGTCCGACTTCGTCGTCCTGCAGGTCGTGGACGGCCGGCCGACGCCGATCATGGCCGGCCGGTACGCCGACACGCTTGTCCGATCGGGCGGCACCTGGCGTATCAGCCGCCGGGACACCGTCCTCATGCGGGCGCCGGCCTGA